Proteins encoded in a region of the Puntigrus tetrazona isolate hp1 chromosome 12, ASM1883169v1, whole genome shotgun sequence genome:
- the synpo2lb gene encoding synaptopodin 2-like protein, with amino-acid sequence MVAEEVVVTLSGGAPWGFRLQGGAEHQKPLQVAKVRKRSKACRAGLRETDELVSINDESCGTLSHAEAMNLIDSGRGTLHLRIKRAPAAYQSVVLLGRAPSPRIDKEYQAALRALSPPLTSKRSGVNRASLLSPTGGLEWLTSPPDSEAYYGETDSDADVAAQEKQRRQRRRSPSTSPAKSPGQASPQEEETSEMSGYESALDVCMYPQTQSWPVSDLEGMGTQQQCLMSGVARREVVYQPPQAEWSHQAENSSENSDQSPTGAAEVDSGFQEPPTVPPPLVSPERAKEALMLASHRQMVPMVGPVDNPIDEELTVTYMDKAKQAKLHRGESVQDKQVKEARSKCRTIASLLTDAPNPHSKGVLMFKKRRQRAKKYTLTCFGSVDGESYSNTEGETEDESLFPGSESELDEDGFSAAPDPTWDSGYLDVLDKRTSACVVSDRDAEISPGLNATSGKGAQLFEQQRKRAEEHMSNLVTPTAFSMPQHQGDSTLTYSPVTPVTPITSHSTGMVNGEPLVVSRTSVVLTSPGQTPMPSMAGALPEQADSSAASSVHNRTARPFAPGCVSHRASTAPVVFRPSPAKKAGSQAQAVSVANIPASFSPAGSEGKKAISTTSLYIPARPATYNGPSSLLSPSSVTSGPFSHPPSNAPLYSPTYSSTSAPFSPTSSHVTSLSSPSGMPQPYSPPQTHAMPLSPPYHHAVSSQYQPPPPVHMPTQPFSPPLTNAPGFPNAPAPAHAFAPSAPNVQSSPAHKVSFNPYISVASTTPETPNAPVAQQYSLTNSTDGTSSREQRVSVPAGRTGILQDAHRRGSKKPMFTAKEEKTAPSYNPELLSLVQNLDDRSRSGPEAGIESGPEEDFLNLGAEACNFMQAQRYKMPPPVAPKPPHQAPEMPQMQGKGAELFARRQSRMDRYVVDKQPKSPAHLRDPSPTPSLPAHWKYSPNIRAPPPINYNPLLSPSCPPVAQRGTKANDATKVGVKTVPGQHKQGIKALDFVSRQPYQLNSSLFIYGGGVTQNTATYQQQQNGVAMTGNSLNLPKQVPVKASRVYEIKRFSTPTPMSAPTSLTPTVIAPRSATTLGEPMWRNDVTSPPPVAPRPAAPFSPPPPAPTAALPALPKISTAPVPNLVHIPQPTPGQDYTPFQAAKQFKSAPELSPLSAGVRSSGSGSSQNLRVPRPRFSTSSMGLQPNVWRPGSIHY; translated from the exons atggtcGCAGAGGAGGTAGTGGTGACCCTGTCAGGAGGTGCACCGTGGGGTTTCCGATTACAAGGAGGAGCTGAGCACCAGAAACCCCTTCAAGTGGCAAAG GTGAGAAAGCGCAGCAAGGCCTGCCGGGCTGGGCTCAGAGAGACTGATGAGTTGGTGTCAATCAATGATGAATCCTGTGGAACGCTATCCCATGCTGAGGCTATGAATCTGATTGATAGTGGCAGAGGAACCCTCCATCTGCGAATTAAAAG GGCCCCAGCTGCATATCAGTCAGTGGTGCTTCTGGGTCGGGCCCCTTCCCCGCGTATTGATAAGGAGTATCAAGCAGCCTTGAGAGCCCTGTCGCCTCCACTTACCTCTAAACGATCGGGTGTCAACAGAGCATCGCTCCTGTCCCCCACTGGCGGCCTTGAGTGGCTTACGTCCCCTCCAGACAGCGAGGCTTACTACGGTGAGACAGACAGTGACGCAGATGTGGCGGCACAAGAGAAGCAGCGTAGACAGAGACGACGAAGCCCCAGCACCTCTCCTGCCAAGAGCCCCGGCCAAGCCTCACCCCAAGAGGAGGAGACTTCAGAAATGAGCGGCTATGAGAGCGCCCTGGATGTCTGCATGTACCCTCAAACACAGAGCTGGCCTGTATCTGATCTAGAGGGAATGGGGACTCAGCAACAGTGCCTTATGTCTGGGGTGGCCCGCAGAGAGGTGGTCTACCAGCCCCCGCAGGCTGAATGGTCGCACCAGGCTGAAAATTCCTCTGAAAATTCTGACCAAAGTCCAACAGGAGCTGCTGAAGTGGACAGTGGCTTCCAGGAGCCCCCCACTGTCCCACCTCCACTTGTTTCTCCAGAGCGGGCAAAAGAGGCTCTCATGCTTGCGTCTCACAGACAGATGGTGCCTATGGTGGGCCCTGTGGACAACCCAATCGATGAAGAACTCACTGTGACGTACATGGACAAGGCCAAGCAAGCTA AGCTACACAGAGGTGAGAGTGTACAAGATAAGCAGGTGAAGGAGGCCCGATCCAAATGCAGAACCATTGCTTCGCTCTTGACAGATGCTCCTAACCCTCATTCTAAAGGTGTGCTTATGTTCAAGAAGCGACGGCAGCGTGCAAAGAAGTATACTCTCACCTGCTTCGGCAGTGTAGACGGAGAAAGCTATAGTAATACAGAGGGAGAAACCGAGGACGAAAGCCTGTTTCCTGGGAGTGAATCTGAGCTTGACGAGGACGGTTTTTCTGCTGCGCCAGACCCTACCTGGGATAGTGGTTACCTGGACGTTCTAGACAAGCGAACTTCAGCATGTGTTGTGTCTGACAGAGATGCAGAGATTAGCCCAGGCCTAAATGCCACTTCAGGAAAAGGAGCTCAGCTTTTTGAACAACAGAGGAAAAGAGCAGAAGAGCATATGTCAAATCTGGTTACGCCCACAGCTTTTTCCATGCCACAGCATCAGGGAGACTCAACCCTGACATATAGCCCAGTTACTCCAGTCACACCCATAACGTCTCATAGCACCGGTATGGTAAACGGTGAGCCTTTGGTAGTGAGCAGGACAAGTGTTGTGTTGACCTCACCAGGCCAGACGCCTATGCCATCCATGGCAGGAGCATTACCAGAGCAAGCAGATTCATCGGCTGCCAGCTCAGTGCACAACAGAACTGCCAGGCCATTTGCCCCTGGCTGTGTGAGCCACCGAGCATCAACTGCTCCAGTAGTCTTCAGGCCCAGCCCTGCCAAAAAGGCTGGATCACAGGCTCAGGCTGTGTCTGTGGCAAATATCCCAGCTTCCTTCTCTCCTGCTGGCTCAGAGGGAAAGAAAGCTATTTCTACAACATCACTGTATATCCCTGCTAGACCGGCCACCTACAATGGTCCTTCCTCCTTGCTCTCTCCATCCTCAGTCACTTCAGGTCCATTTTCTCATCCCCCCTCAAATGCTCCACTCTACTCTCCAACTTATTCCAGCACCTCAGCACCTTTTTCTCCAACATCTTCTCATGTAACATCTTTGAGTTCCCCTTCTGGTATGCCTCAGCCTTACTCTCCTCCTCAAACACATGCAATGCCACTCAGTCCTCCATACCATCATGCAGTTTCTTCTCAATATCAGCCACCTCCACCAGTTCATATGCCAACACAGCCTTTCTCTCCCCCGCTCACAAATGCCCCAGGTTTTCCCAATGCACCTGCTCCCGCCCATGCCTTTGCTCCCTCAGCACCAAATGTGCAATCCTCCCCAGCACACAAAGTATCCTTCAACCCATACATCTCTGTGGCATCCACTACTCCAGAAACACCAAATGCACCAGTCGCCCAGCAGTATTCTCTTACTAACTCCACTGATGGTACATCTTCTCGAGAGCAGCGGGTCTCAGTCCCTGCTGGCCGCACTGGTATCCTGCAGGATGCTCATCGTCGTGGATCCAAGAAACCAATGTTCACTGCTAAAGAGGAGAAGACGGCTCCATCTTACAACCCTGAGCTACTGTCTCTAGTGCAGAACTTGGATGACAGGTCCCGTTCGGGTCCAGAGGCTGGGATTGAGTCTGGCCCTGAAGAAGACTTTCTCAATCTAGGTGCAGAAGCTTGCAACTTCATGCAAGCACAAAGATACAAGATGCCACCACCAGTGGCTCCTAAACCGCCGCATCAAGCTCCTGAGATGCCCCAGATGCAAGGTAAAGGTGCAGAGCTGTTTGCACGCAGACAGAGTCGCATGGACCGATACGTGGTGGATAAACAGCCCAAATCTCCAGCGCATCTTCGTGATCCTTCTCCTACACCCTCCCTCCCAGCTCACTGGAAATACTCTCCAAACATCCGAGCCCCACCACCCATTAATTATAATCCACTGCTGTCACCTTCTTGCCCTCCAGTGGCCCAGCGTGGCACCAAAGCTAATGATGCAACTAAAGTTGGGGTTAAAACAGTGCCTGGCCAACACAAACAAGGTATAAAGGCTCTTGACTTTGTGAGCAGGCAGCCATACCAGCTCAACTcatctttgttcatttatggAGGTGGAGTCACTCAAAACACTGCCACTTATCAGCAGCAACAGAATGGTGTTGCCATGACAGGTAATTCTCTTAACTTACCGAAGCAGGTCCCTGTTAAAGCAAGCCGTGTGTATGAAATCAAACGGTTTTCCACACCTACTCCCATGTCTGCACCTACATCTCTGACACCTACTGTAATCGCCCCTCGCTCTGCCACAACTCTCGGTGAGCCGATGTGGCGCAATGATGTCACTTCCCCTCCTCCTGTTGCTCCGAGACCTGCAGCGCCATTCTCGCCACCACCTCCTGCCCCGACAGCAGCCCTGCCAGCTCTCCCCAAAATATCTACTGCCCCTGTGCCCAATTTAGTGCACATCCCACAACCCACTCCTGGGCAGGACTATACCCCATTTCAAGCAGCCAAGCAGTTTAAGAGCGCCCCTGAGCTGAGTCCCCTGTCTGCTGGTGTGCGATCCTCAGGGTCTGGGAGCAGCCAGAACCTACGGGTACCCAGACCCCGCTTTAGTACATCCAGCATGGGTCTGCAACCAAATGTGTGGAGGCCTGGCTCCATACATTACTGA
- the myoz1b gene encoding myozenin-1b isoform X1 produces the protein MPVSGTPAPTNKRKKPSKIITDFSNISQHADQQDEDAEAAELDLGTKIKAPKDVMLEELSLMKNKGSKMFKMRQQRVEKFIVSDENQLNLQNLAPSLGCEMTPPEPSPKPEPPQVEEVNAEAEKEKRRSEYVKTYVSPWERAMKDDKDLKETMNLKMPGPHVQKELPKYKSFNRMALPFGGFDKASRLVTFEPPEIKVSDEEPQPVSMLQYNICSRPSFNRTPIGWTCNEDHSHIHTELENIPFDGETDDL, from the exons ATGCCTGTCTCTGGAACACCTGCTCCAACCAACAAGAGGAAGAAGCCTTCAAAAATCATCACAGATTTCTCAAATATCTCACAACATG CAGACCAGCAAGATGAGGATGCTGAAGCTGCTGAACTGGACTTGGGGACCAAAATCAAAGCCCCTAAAGACGTGATGTTGGAGGAGCTGTCCCTCATGAAGAACAAGGGCTCCAAAATGTTCAAGATGAGGCAGCAGAGGGTGGAGAAATTCATCGTCAGTGATGAGAACCAG CTAAACCTTCAGAATCTGGCTCCTTCTTTGGGATGTGAAATGACTCCACCTGAACCCTCTCCCAAACCAGAGCCACCTCAAG TAGAGGAAGTTAATGCTGAGGCAGAGAAGGAAAAGAGACGAAGTGAGTATGTTAAAACCTATGTGTCACCATGGGAACGTGCTATGAAAGATGACAAGGATCTTAAAGAAACCATGAACTTGAAAATGCCAGGGCCTCATGTTCAAAAGGAACTTCCTAAGTACAAGAGTTTCAACAG AATGGCTCTACCCTTTGGAGGATTTGATAAGGCCTCTCGTCTTGTCACCTTTGAGCCCCCAGAGATCAAGGTGAGCGATGAGGAGCCGCAGCCAGTGTCTATGTTGCAGTATAACATTTGCAGTCGGCCTTCTTTCAACCGCACTCCGATCGGCTGGACGTGCAATGAGGATCACAGCCACATTCACACGGAGCTGGAAAACATCCCCTTTGATGGAGAGACTGACGACCTCTAA
- the myoz1b gene encoding myozenin-1b isoform X2 produces the protein MPVSGTPAPTNKRKKPSKIITDFSNISQHDQQDEDAEAAELDLGTKIKAPKDVMLEELSLMKNKGSKMFKMRQQRVEKFIVSDENQLNLQNLAPSLGCEMTPPEPSPKPEPPQVEEVNAEAEKEKRRSEYVKTYVSPWERAMKDDKDLKETMNLKMPGPHVQKELPKYKSFNRMALPFGGFDKASRLVTFEPPEIKVSDEEPQPVSMLQYNICSRPSFNRTPIGWTCNEDHSHIHTELENIPFDGETDDL, from the exons ATGCCTGTCTCTGGAACACCTGCTCCAACCAACAAGAGGAAGAAGCCTTCAAAAATCATCACAGATTTCTCAAATATCTCACAACATG ACCAGCAAGATGAGGATGCTGAAGCTGCTGAACTGGACTTGGGGACCAAAATCAAAGCCCCTAAAGACGTGATGTTGGAGGAGCTGTCCCTCATGAAGAACAAGGGCTCCAAAATGTTCAAGATGAGGCAGCAGAGGGTGGAGAAATTCATCGTCAGTGATGAGAACCAG CTAAACCTTCAGAATCTGGCTCCTTCTTTGGGATGTGAAATGACTCCACCTGAACCCTCTCCCAAACCAGAGCCACCTCAAG TAGAGGAAGTTAATGCTGAGGCAGAGAAGGAAAAGAGACGAAGTGAGTATGTTAAAACCTATGTGTCACCATGGGAACGTGCTATGAAAGATGACAAGGATCTTAAAGAAACCATGAACTTGAAAATGCCAGGGCCTCATGTTCAAAAGGAACTTCCTAAGTACAAGAGTTTCAACAG AATGGCTCTACCCTTTGGAGGATTTGATAAGGCCTCTCGTCTTGTCACCTTTGAGCCCCCAGAGATCAAGGTGAGCGATGAGGAGCCGCAGCCAGTGTCTATGTTGCAGTATAACATTTGCAGTCGGCCTTCTTTCAACCGCACTCCGATCGGCTGGACGTGCAATGAGGATCACAGCCACATTCACACGGAGCTGGAAAACATCCCCTTTGATGGAGAGACTGACGACCTCTAA